One region of Oceanipulchritudo coccoides genomic DNA includes:
- a CDS encoding TlyA family RNA methyltransferase — MAKRRVRLDELLLQRGLADSRSQAKALIMSGKVRQGTQILDKAGKEYPVDLDLQIESPPRFVSRGADKLEGFFKTFPLEVSGMRFLDVGASTGGFTDFLLQSGAIEATCVDVGHGQLHYKLRTDDRVINLERVNARHLKPAQLPHPSYPLIVMDLSFISLKLILPVVWDFLEPGGRLISLIKPQFEAGKAEADRFKGVITDPVIRERILHEILDFAASDLPNSELIGWCESPISGMNGNLEYLAGWTRNPA; from the coding sequence ATGGCGAAAAGGCGCGTACGGCTGGATGAACTTCTTCTGCAAAGAGGGCTGGCGGATTCGCGCAGCCAGGCCAAGGCCCTGATTATGAGCGGCAAAGTCCGGCAGGGAACGCAAATCCTGGACAAGGCCGGGAAGGAGTACCCGGTTGATCTGGACTTGCAGATTGAATCCCCACCGAGGTTTGTCTCACGCGGAGCAGACAAGCTGGAAGGGTTCTTTAAGACGTTCCCACTGGAAGTAAGCGGCATGCGCTTCCTGGATGTGGGTGCCTCCACGGGCGGGTTCACGGACTTTCTCCTCCAGTCAGGCGCCATTGAGGCAACTTGCGTGGATGTCGGTCATGGCCAGCTTCATTACAAGCTGCGAACGGATGACCGGGTGATCAACCTCGAGCGCGTCAATGCCCGGCACTTGAAGCCGGCCCAGCTCCCCCACCCGTCCTATCCGTTGATTGTCATGGATCTCTCGTTCATTTCCTTGAAGCTGATTTTGCCGGTGGTATGGGATTTCCTGGAACCCGGCGGGCGCCTCATTTCCCTAATCAAGCCGCAATTCGAGGCGGGCAAGGCGGAGGCAGACCGCTTCAAGGGCGTCATTACCGATCCCGTCATCCGGGAACGAATCCTCCATGAGATTCTGGACTTCGCGGCGTCGGATCTACCAAACAGCGAGCTCATCGGCTGGTGCGAATCCCCGATCAGCGGCATGAACGGTAACCTTGAGTACCTCGCGGGCTGGACGCGAAATCCCGCCTGA
- a CDS encoding UDP-N-acetylmuramoyl-tripeptide--D-alanyl-D-alanine ligase, translating into MAILDPAEAATIAHGAWAEGHPSSPLTTFAIDTRVLEPGQSFVALKTDRQDGHDFLQHACDNGALCAIVSKPDHSVKLPQMVVEDPLHSLHSLARNWRQRFTLPVVGITGSYGKTTVKELLGTVMGSQWFRTYANLNNTLGVPLTLLELDSHHDAGAIVEAGINDVGEMELLADLIDPELAIITAVGPAHLERLGDLEGVAQEKSFLAKGVRPGGRVILPVSLLQYQAFREIPDSIQIHAISVGDEEIPAGLEELNNVILYHYNWTEDEKSRGMGHLTTDGSMPLGSFSFMAGSPGMVTNLALVVHTALYFGVPEGTLQACLESWRPFLHRGEVFSHNKLRLYVDCYNANPGSMLDSVSRFKNLFADHPQLYVLGSMNELGKDSMQWHRDTARKLGLPANSNIYLLGDGAEWMRQGLQESGLPDDAIHIMDNLDELRRVIHTFTGAVFLKGSRSYGLESLVPEGAKPC; encoded by the coding sequence ATGGCGATACTTGACCCAGCGGAAGCTGCGACAATTGCCCATGGTGCGTGGGCGGAAGGTCACCCGTCTTCGCCTCTGACCACCTTCGCCATCGACACACGGGTCCTTGAGCCTGGCCAATCCTTTGTCGCCCTGAAGACAGACCGGCAGGACGGGCACGATTTTCTCCAGCACGCCTGTGATAATGGAGCCCTGTGTGCGATCGTTTCGAAGCCTGACCATTCCGTCAAGCTGCCGCAGATGGTCGTGGAAGATCCACTCCACTCGTTGCATTCCCTCGCCCGCAACTGGCGTCAGCGATTTACCCTTCCGGTGGTCGGGATTACTGGAAGCTATGGCAAGACAACCGTTAAGGAATTGCTGGGCACGGTCATGGGCTCACAGTGGTTCCGGACCTACGCCAATCTCAACAACACGCTGGGTGTGCCGTTGACCCTTCTGGAGCTTGATTCCCATCACGACGCTGGCGCTATTGTCGAGGCGGGCATCAATGATGTTGGGGAGATGGAGTTATTGGCCGACTTGATTGATCCTGAACTGGCCATCATCACAGCGGTTGGCCCGGCTCATCTGGAGCGTTTGGGGGATCTTGAGGGAGTCGCGCAGGAAAAGTCCTTTCTGGCGAAGGGTGTCCGTCCGGGTGGACGCGTTATTCTTCCAGTTTCCCTGCTGCAGTACCAGGCCTTCCGGGAAATTCCTGATTCAATCCAGATTCACGCCATATCGGTTGGTGACGAGGAGATCCCGGCTGGCCTCGAGGAACTCAACAACGTAATACTTTACCACTACAATTGGACTGAGGACGAGAAGTCCCGCGGCATGGGCCATCTGACAACAGATGGCTCCATGCCGCTGGGATCATTCTCCTTCATGGCGGGGAGCCCGGGAATGGTGACCAATCTTGCCCTCGTCGTGCACACCGCCTTGTATTTCGGGGTTCCGGAGGGAACCTTGCAGGCTTGCCTTGAGAGCTGGCGGCCATTTCTCCACCGCGGAGAGGTGTTTTCGCATAACAAGCTTCGCTTGTATGTGGATTGCTACAATGCAAATCCGGGCTCCATGCTCGACAGTGTGAGCCGCTTCAAGAATCTCTTTGCGGATCATCCTCAACTGTATGTTCTTGGGAGCATGAATGAATTGGGGAAAGATTCAATGCAGTGGCACCGTGATACCGCCAGGAAACTTGGGTTGCCGGCCAATTCAAATATTTACCTCCTTGGAGATGGAGCTGAATGGATGCGCCAAGGCTTACAGGAATCCGGCCTTCCTGACGATGCTATCCACATCATGGACAACCTTGATGAGTTGCGCAGGGTTATCCACACTTTCACAGGGGCCGTCTTCCTAAAGGGAAGCCGTAGCTACGGACTTGAATCCCTTGTGCCGGAAGGAGCAAAGCCATGTTAA
- a CDS encoding lysophospholipid acyltransferase family protein, whose amino-acid sequence MSETGKDARDPFNTKRPEVHELKWHQKIVFYPAAWSLQLYFRTWRVRVDDISGQFLSATTSPRMIVVWHNRSLPMPELFRRCFDPSKIACLISPSKAAAWEVAFFRQFRLRAIRGSTTRRSVQAAREMLRELRSGNDIGVSPDGPSGPLYSFQPGAVAIARKAKVPVMLAIPNTTNARRLKTWDRHLVPWPFARIELAVRVISPDDPIWDKSNEEVAAHLREVCLEITNDPFHLESHEQARVD is encoded by the coding sequence ATGAGCGAGACCGGAAAAGATGCCAGGGACCCTTTCAACACAAAGCGTCCCGAGGTGCACGAACTGAAATGGCACCAGAAAATAGTCTTTTATCCGGCTGCATGGAGCCTTCAATTGTATTTCCGCACATGGCGCGTCCGGGTCGATGATATCTCCGGTCAATTCCTCTCCGCAACAACATCACCGCGAATGATTGTCGTCTGGCACAACCGGAGCCTTCCCATGCCTGAGCTGTTCCGGCGTTGTTTTGATCCCTCAAAAATCGCCTGCCTGATCAGCCCGAGCAAAGCGGCGGCGTGGGAGGTCGCCTTTTTCAGACAATTCCGTCTACGGGCTATTCGCGGATCCACGACCCGCCGGAGCGTTCAGGCGGCGCGCGAAATGTTGCGTGAGCTCCGATCGGGCAATGATATCGGGGTGAGCCCGGATGGCCCGTCGGGTCCCTTGTACAGCTTTCAACCTGGTGCAGTGGCCATCGCCCGCAAGGCGAAGGTCCCGGTCATGCTGGCCATCCCCAACACCACAAATGCCCGGCGCCTGAAGACATGGGACCGCCATCTGGTCCCGTGGCCGTTTGCACGAATCGAACTGGCGGTGCGGGTGATTTCCCCCGATGACCCGATCTGGGATAAATCCAACGAGGAAGTGGCGGCCCATTTGCGAGAGGTTTGCCTTGAGATCACGAACGACCCGTTCCATCTTGAATCCCATGAACAAGCACGAGTTGATTGA
- a CDS encoding UDP-N-acetylmuramoyl-L-alanyl-D-glutamate--2,6-diaminopimelate ligase, with amino-acid sequence MTPTLKHLISGISGLIVTGKDTVTVRALATDSRRVVSGSMFIALPGLRTDGHFYVSEAIDRGASVIVCEKDCWVPPNVTLVQTNDLRSFVACVASRFYGHPEKALELTGFLGTSGKTVACTLLKHFLSKDGPLGVLGTINYSVGGRTLPAHRTTPEAIELFGLFAQIKQRECRRVLMEVSAHGIDQKRVEGLQFRNLVLTNLTPEHLNYHGSLEQYVSLEREYVKGQAKGLKYFIAGIDDGRVHSILETAPESLKAKALTFGCSEGATIRASRITYSERDTRFTLNWPEGQVKLVSPLLGEFNLQNTLAAIACGYAEGLDPVQMGADLLSFPAVRGRMERLDVECPFNLVVDYMHTEAAYDKGLDMLRGLTKGRLITIFGCGGNRDDKTRPVITDIVARKSDIAIATADNPRNETIEAIFEDMRRSNESHDNLRFIDDRRAAIAAAIAQARPGDTVLIAGKGHETFQEFGDCVVPFDDRAVALEILKNQQWHNQ; translated from the coding sequence ATGACACCAACTCTCAAGCACCTGATATCGGGCATTTCCGGACTGATCGTTACCGGTAAGGACACTGTGACGGTCCGTGCCCTTGCGACTGACAGTCGCCGGGTTGTGTCCGGTTCAATGTTCATTGCCTTGCCGGGATTGCGCACGGACGGACATTTCTATGTGTCGGAAGCGATTGATCGCGGGGCCTCAGTCATTGTCTGTGAAAAGGATTGCTGGGTGCCACCGAACGTCACGCTTGTCCAAACAAATGACCTGCGATCCTTTGTCGCCTGCGTGGCTTCACGCTTTTATGGCCACCCGGAAAAGGCCCTTGAGTTGACGGGCTTTCTCGGAACGAGCGGCAAGACCGTAGCCTGCACATTGCTGAAGCACTTCCTGTCCAAGGACGGACCACTTGGTGTTTTGGGAACCATCAATTACTCGGTGGGTGGGCGAACCCTGCCGGCACACCGGACAACTCCAGAGGCCATTGAACTGTTCGGCCTCTTTGCACAAATCAAGCAACGCGAATGTCGCCGGGTCCTCATGGAGGTGAGTGCGCACGGCATTGACCAGAAACGCGTGGAAGGACTTCAGTTCCGTAATCTTGTTCTGACCAATCTCACTCCGGAACATCTCAATTATCATGGCTCCCTTGAGCAGTATGTTTCACTGGAGCGCGAGTATGTGAAGGGTCAGGCGAAAGGGCTCAAATATTTTATCGCCGGTATCGATGATGGCCGGGTCCATTCCATTCTTGAGACGGCTCCGGAAAGCCTTAAAGCAAAGGCGCTGACCTTCGGTTGTAGCGAGGGGGCGACAATCCGGGCTTCGAGGATCACTTATTCGGAACGGGATACGCGTTTTACCCTCAATTGGCCGGAGGGACAGGTCAAGCTGGTCAGCCCGCTATTGGGTGAATTCAATCTGCAAAACACGCTTGCGGCGATTGCCTGTGGCTATGCCGAGGGCCTTGATCCGGTTCAAATGGGCGCGGACCTTCTTTCATTTCCAGCGGTGCGCGGACGCATGGAACGTCTGGATGTGGAGTGTCCTTTCAACCTTGTCGTCGATTACATGCACACGGAGGCCGCATACGACAAGGGGCTGGATATGTTGCGCGGGCTCACCAAGGGTCGCCTGATCACGATATTCGGATGTGGCGGAAACCGGGACGACAAAACCCGGCCAGTCATTACCGATATTGTCGCGCGGAAAAGCGACATCGCAATCGCGACTGCGGACAATCCGCGCAATGAGACCATCGAAGCTATTTTTGAGGATATGCGTCGGAGCAATGAATCCCATGACAACCTTCGCTTCATCGATGACCGAAGGGCTGCCATTGCGGCGGCTATTGCCCAGGCTCGTCCCGGAGACACCGTACTGATTGCCGGTAAGGGACACGAGACTTTCCAGGAGTTTGGTGATTGCGTGGTTCCCTTTGATGATCGTGCGGTCGCCCTCGAAATATTAAAAAACCAGCAATGGCATAACCAATAA
- a CDS encoding division/cell wall cluster transcriptional repressor MraZ — translation MGESGEQEHIKHTMIEYGQTTAYVGEFVHQLDARNRVTVPSSWRVTGDDGNYYFAWPHPEGCIAVYPPHMQQELLEKASHIKQSDVRGQTMLRKLFGRAYKFGCDKQGRILLPDTLKDHSGIEKKVSLVGLGHYFQIWDSSKREIEDEDFNLLEAMAEMGI, via the coding sequence ATGGGTGAAAGTGGAGAGCAAGAGCATATAAAGCACACGATGATCGAATACGGACAGACAACGGCTTACGTAGGTGAGTTCGTGCATCAGCTGGATGCGCGAAATCGCGTGACTGTTCCTTCAAGCTGGCGTGTGACGGGCGATGACGGGAACTACTACTTTGCCTGGCCCCATCCCGAGGGATGCATTGCCGTCTATCCGCCGCATATGCAGCAGGAGCTTCTGGAGAAGGCGAGCCACATCAAGCAGAGCGACGTCCGCGGGCAGACCATGCTGCGGAAGCTCTTTGGACGCGCATACAAATTTGGCTGTGACAAACAGGGACGGATACTGCTGCCGGACACCTTGAAGGATCACTCAGGGATCGAAAAGAAGGTGAGCCTTGTGGGACTTGGGCACTACTTCCAGATCTGGGATAGCAGCAAACGTGAAATTGAGGACGAAGACTTTAACCTGCTCGAGGCAATGGCCGAGATGGGAATTTAA
- a CDS encoding peptidoglycan D,D-transpeptidase FtsI family protein, whose translation MYFLQVLEAEEIAAEVEIVRKRLLKLEARRGDILDRNGNLLAGTRSRILLGADPQVVDGEQNSKLAMLAGVIDMDFAELSALLDRRERIDSKGQARLVRWVPIAEIDEDVYAAVQEIGLKGVYGNRRYERYYPGKELGAHLIGFINKEQTPVMGVESALDYYLRGQSGWRETEVDGRRRELAAFRDREVTPRDGMHIQLTLDLIIQSIIESSLKELVEATQPEAATVIVSCPRTGEILGLTNYPTFDPNEFWEFPIASQRNRAVSDQYEPGSTFKIVAVSGALEDGLVHPDSEINCSIQRKEFNGVSIPMPSDHRDLGTVPVRTVVAKSSNRGAATIGMMLGEERMYAWARQFGFGQPVGWALEGDSKGNLPMVKDWDGYTISRLPTGYAIGATPMQVHLAMATIANDGVWVQPRLLEKVLDPTSAQAIALDPDKRTRVISEYTARQMKQMLTKVVSPEGTARRAALPGYAVAGKTGTARKIIDGQYSHNHHVASFSGFFPAKNPAVVITVVVDDAKVDGPAYGGAVAAPLFQDIGMKLIPHLDIKKPDNLEPFIVSNDRI comes from the coding sequence TTGTATTTTCTCCAGGTATTAGAGGCTGAAGAAATCGCCGCGGAGGTGGAAATTGTCCGCAAGCGCCTGCTGAAGCTCGAGGCCCGGCGGGGGGATATTCTCGATCGCAATGGGAATCTTCTCGCAGGGACACGCTCACGAATCCTGCTCGGGGCGGATCCGCAAGTCGTGGACGGTGAGCAAAACTCCAAACTGGCCATGCTGGCCGGTGTCATTGACATGGATTTTGCCGAGCTCAGTGCTCTTTTGGACCGCCGGGAACGGATCGACAGCAAGGGACAGGCCCGTCTTGTCCGCTGGGTCCCGATTGCGGAAATTGATGAGGATGTTTACGCGGCAGTCCAGGAAATCGGATTAAAAGGCGTCTATGGCAATCGCCGCTACGAGCGCTATTATCCCGGAAAGGAACTGGGGGCTCACCTCATTGGATTTATCAACAAGGAACAGACTCCCGTGATGGGCGTTGAGAGTGCGCTTGATTATTATCTGCGCGGCCAGTCCGGTTGGCGGGAAACCGAGGTGGACGGACGACGGCGCGAATTGGCCGCCTTCAGGGATCGTGAAGTGACACCGCGCGACGGGATGCACATTCAGCTGACCCTTGACCTGATTATTCAATCCATCATCGAATCGTCACTGAAGGAGTTGGTGGAGGCGACGCAGCCGGAAGCAGCAACGGTGATTGTTTCCTGTCCGCGCACGGGTGAAATACTTGGACTGACAAACTATCCGACTTTTGACCCCAACGAATTCTGGGAATTCCCAATTGCCTCACAACGGAACCGGGCTGTCTCCGATCAGTATGAACCAGGGTCGACCTTTAAAATCGTTGCAGTTTCAGGAGCGCTTGAGGACGGCTTGGTCCATCCGGACAGTGAGATCAATTGCAGCATCCAACGGAAAGAGTTCAACGGCGTATCCATCCCGATGCCATCGGACCACCGGGATCTCGGTACCGTGCCGGTGAGGACTGTGGTTGCCAAGTCAAGCAATCGGGGTGCCGCCACGATTGGCATGATGCTCGGTGAAGAGCGCATGTACGCCTGGGCCCGGCAATTCGGATTCGGGCAACCCGTGGGGTGGGCCCTCGAGGGCGATTCCAAGGGAAACCTGCCCATGGTCAAGGATTGGGATGGCTACACGATCAGCCGGCTTCCCACTGGCTATGCAATCGGGGCGACCCCGATGCAGGTACACCTCGCGATGGCCACTATTGCCAATGACGGAGTTTGGGTTCAGCCACGGCTGCTCGAGAAAGTCCTTGATCCCACGAGCGCACAGGCAATCGCGCTTGATCCTGACAAGCGGACCCGCGTCATCTCCGAGTACACCGCCCGCCAGATGAAACAGATGCTGACCAAGGTGGTCAGCCCGGAAGGAACAGCCCGGCGGGCAGCGCTGCCCGGTTATGCTGTCGCGGGAAAGACCGGAACGGCCCGGAAAATCATAGACGGGCAATATAGTCATAATCACCACGTTGCCTCCTTTAGTGGATTTTTTCCGGCCAAAAACCCGGCGGTCGTCATCACGGTTGTGGTGGATGATGCAAAAGTCGACGGACCTGCCTATGGCGGAGCAGTTGCAGCCCCTCTTTTTCAGGATATCGGGATGAAGCTCATTCCTCACCTCGACATCAAAAAACCAGACAATCTGGAACCCTTTATTGTTTCAAATGACAGAATTTAG
- the rsmH gene encoding 16S rRNA (cytosine(1402)-N(4))-methyltransferase RsmH, with protein sequence MEDKDTSQHEPVLLNPVVSFLTEGRSGNYLDATFGGGGHTRALLEADDRNTVVAMDCDPAAIARGKRLQASYPGRLSIYHKNFEEIGSLEEQDFLGILFDFGVSSYHFDEPERGFSFREDAPLDMRMNPTEGVPASEFLQTASHDDLVQAVRGYGEEQRWYRVVTAIESARGTEQLERTLAFAALVENAVGGRRPNDRIHPATRTFQGVRIAVNRELAVIETALPAAFEKLSYGGRLAAISFHSLEDRIVKRFFRRMAGRPEHGRDSTPGQFRVRQANILTRKPVVADEEESARNPRSRSAKLRVLEREKKVA encoded by the coding sequence ATGGAGGATAAGGATACCAGTCAGCATGAACCGGTCTTGCTCAATCCGGTCGTGTCTTTCCTGACCGAAGGTCGCAGCGGGAATTACCTCGATGCGACCTTCGGCGGGGGAGGGCACACTCGGGCCCTGCTCGAGGCGGATGACCGCAACACGGTTGTTGCCATGGACTGTGATCCAGCTGCGATAGCGCGCGGCAAGCGCCTGCAGGCTTCCTATCCCGGCCGACTTTCCATTTACCACAAGAACTTTGAAGAAATCGGCTCACTGGAGGAACAGGATTTCCTTGGTATCCTCTTTGATTTCGGGGTCAGCTCCTATCACTTCGATGAGCCCGAGCGCGGATTCTCCTTTCGTGAGGATGCCCCGCTCGATATGCGGATGAACCCGACTGAAGGGGTTCCTGCCAGCGAATTCCTGCAGACGGCCAGCCATGATGACCTTGTCCAGGCCGTGCGCGGCTATGGTGAGGAGCAACGCTGGTATCGGGTCGTCACGGCGATCGAATCGGCCCGCGGGACCGAGCAACTTGAGCGCACCCTGGCCTTCGCGGCATTGGTTGAGAACGCTGTTGGTGGTCGTCGCCCCAATGACCGGATCCATCCAGCCACACGCACCTTCCAAGGTGTACGCATTGCGGTAAACCGCGAGCTGGCGGTGATTGAAACCGCTCTGCCGGCTGCCTTTGAAAAGCTGTCCTATGGCGGGCGCCTGGCGGCGATCAGTTTCCATTCGCTGGAAGACCGCATTGTAAAACGTTTTTTCCGCCGCATGGCGGGTCGTCCAGAACATGGACGTGATTCCACTCCCGGACAATTCCGTGTCCGTCAGGCCAACATCCTGACGCGCAAGCCGGTAGTGGCAGATGAAGAGGAGAGTGCCCGCAACCCACGGTCACGATCGGCCAAGTTACGGGTACTGGAGAGGGAGAAGAAAGTGGCATGA
- a CDS encoding NAD(+)/NADH kinase codes for MKQILFVVNSGKQGAEQLAGELSGMAVEGGCTSNMITHFPLEEGQLEGVDLCVVVGGDGTLLGVVESASKWQVPVLGVNLGRLGFMASFSPENIKDHFAGILAGQFDTRILSVLACKGPSGEQIHALNDIVIKARSSRLIRLEVHCEAEHVNTYHADGLIFSTPTGSTAYNLSAGGPIVHPSADVMVVTPINPHTLSNRAIVLDDSHILKINAAGDPSDVQISADGREIFGSVPEFPIQIQIQPERSFHLVQPEDYSHYYVLRNKLRWTGDAVFSATKG; via the coding sequence ATGAAGCAAATCCTATTTGTCGTAAACAGCGGAAAGCAAGGTGCTGAGCAACTCGCTGGAGAGCTGAGCGGCATGGCCGTGGAAGGCGGATGCACCTCCAATATGATCACTCACTTCCCGCTTGAGGAGGGACAATTGGAGGGCGTCGACCTCTGCGTGGTTGTGGGTGGAGACGGAACCCTTCTCGGGGTTGTGGAATCCGCCTCCAAATGGCAAGTGCCGGTCCTCGGGGTCAATCTCGGGCGTCTCGGTTTCATGGCCAGTTTCTCACCGGAAAATATCAAGGACCATTTTGCCGGTATCCTCGCGGGACAGTTTGATACGAGAATCCTCTCTGTCCTCGCCTGTAAAGGCCCATCCGGGGAGCAGATCCATGCGCTCAACGATATTGTCATCAAAGCGCGCTCTTCCCGTCTGATCCGCTTGGAAGTGCATTGCGAAGCGGAGCATGTGAATACCTATCATGCCGACGGGCTGATCTTTTCCACACCCACCGGATCGACCGCTTATAATTTATCCGCCGGTGGTCCGATTGTCCATCCCTCGGCCGATGTCATGGTCGTCACTCCGATCAATCCCCACACCCTTTCCAACCGGGCGATTGTCCTCGATGATTCGCATATCCTGAAAATCAATGCCGCGGGCGATCCCTCCGATGTACAGATTTCGGCCGACGGGCGGGAAATATTCGGCTCTGTACCAGAATTTCCGATACAAATCCAAATCCAGCCGGAACGCTCCTTCCACCTGGTCCAGCCGGAGGATTATTCCCACTACTATGTCCTGCGCAACAAGCTGCGCTGGACCGGCGACGCGGTCTTCTCAGCCACCAAGGGATGA
- a CDS encoding alginate lyase family protein produces the protein MKGPQKPAFLGLLFLIFLFVPLLRGQVSEDFLQVHEERLEKLFSKLDTNKPGITEIFSQWNSGEQLAAASALCRYYEQKDFSLKVLDPPLIPANVIEQAEAAIERKFFLLNEWEDAPLTSSGEIDWTGRGARNDKERAWMLNRHAFLLSLAEAETRTGEERFRNAFNSLWADWIRNNPYPDRLTFSAPWRALEVARRILNSWTYCFYGYNTLDDETRLLVLSSILDHADALTEHTSFWGGNHLITEKMALLAMALAWPEFADSSRWRDEAIGTISAEFISQTYPDGSYKELSNHYQRVVLTNTIKFMKLLESADLAGQDVAVVQRIEQMWDFFAGVMRPDGFGPLNNASDTENNAAFLRAVWERFNRPDWLYMASNGQSGTEPGDVPSRLFEWAGQAILRTGWERDASWVYFDAGPYGTAHQHVDRLHVSAALNGRQLLVDNGRYIYQPGPWKDYFQGPAGHNILLLDGMPSKQAPREIRSPLEIAFEQSDTFAFAAASAQFEPAAPLAFLTGLQSSTPWTRAVLLDQQGRFVLILDHLLSFRKQEWKALWHFHPDVTQEEASSALLLVSPTKDIRKSLSAGSSEPTIAGFHSPEYNLKQPAVQMEFSGTLDGPTTLVWLLRSPHATDLQIKTLSKPADPIQHLGILQNGAKIAAIRLQIHPEPRLISLELF, from the coding sequence ATGAAAGGGCCTCAAAAGCCCGCCTTCCTCGGGCTTCTGTTTCTGATATTTCTCTTCGTCCCCCTCTTGCGCGGGCAAGTCAGCGAGGATTTCCTGCAGGTCCATGAGGAGCGGTTGGAAAAGCTGTTTTCCAAACTCGATACGAACAAGCCCGGCATTACCGAGATATTTTCCCAATGGAATTCCGGCGAGCAACTTGCCGCTGCCAGCGCCCTTTGCCGCTATTACGAGCAAAAGGATTTTTCTCTCAAGGTGTTGGATCCTCCGCTCATTCCTGCCAATGTCATCGAGCAGGCGGAGGCCGCAATCGAAAGGAAGTTTTTTCTCCTCAATGAATGGGAGGACGCCCCACTGACTTCGTCGGGAGAAATCGACTGGACAGGACGGGGAGCGCGGAACGACAAGGAACGCGCCTGGATGCTCAACCGTCACGCCTTTCTACTCAGTCTGGCTGAGGCCGAAACACGGACGGGCGAGGAACGCTTCAGGAATGCTTTCAACTCACTCTGGGCGGATTGGATCCGAAACAACCCGTATCCAGACCGGTTGACTTTTTCAGCGCCGTGGCGCGCGCTCGAGGTGGCCCGGCGCATCCTCAACTCATGGACGTATTGTTTTTATGGATACAACACACTTGATGACGAGACACGCCTGCTCGTCTTGTCTTCAATCCTTGATCATGCCGATGCCCTCACAGAACACACCTCCTTCTGGGGCGGAAACCACCTCATCACCGAGAAGATGGCCCTCCTCGCCATGGCCCTCGCCTGGCCGGAGTTTGCCGACTCCTCACGATGGCGCGATGAGGCCATCGGGACAATATCCGCGGAGTTCATTTCCCAGACGTATCCGGATGGCAGCTACAAGGAACTCAGCAACCATTACCAGCGGGTTGTCCTCACCAACACAATCAAGTTCATGAAACTGCTCGAGTCGGCCGATCTCGCAGGACAAGACGTGGCCGTCGTGCAAAGGATTGAGCAGATGTGGGATTTCTTTGCCGGTGTCATGCGCCCCGACGGCTTTGGCCCCCTCAACAACGCTTCTGATACCGAAAATAATGCCGCTTTCCTGCGCGCCGTCTGGGAGCGCTTCAATCGCCCCGATTGGCTTTACATGGCAAGCAACGGCCAGTCGGGCACCGAGCCCGGTGATGTACCATCCCGCCTCTTCGAATGGGCCGGCCAGGCCATCCTCCGAACCGGATGGGAGCGCGACGCAAGCTGGGTCTACTTCGATGCCGGACCGTACGGCACCGCTCATCAGCATGTCGATCGGCTACATGTTAGCGCAGCCCTCAATGGTCGCCAGCTCCTCGTCGACAATGGACGCTACATCTACCAGCCCGGTCCGTGGAAGGATTACTTTCAAGGTCCAGCCGGCCACAATATCCTGCTGCTCGACGGGATGCCCTCGAAACAGGCACCACGGGAAATCAGGTCCCCCTTGGAAATTGCCTTTGAGCAATCGGACACTTTTGCCTTCGCCGCCGCCTCGGCACAATTCGAGCCCGCGGCCCCCCTTGCCTTTCTCACGGGCCTTCAGTCTTCAACGCCATGGACACGCGCTGTCCTCCTCGACCAGCAAGGGCGCTTTGTCCTGATCCTTGACCATCTCCTTTCGTTCCGGAAACAGGAATGGAAAGCCCTGTGGCATTTTCATCCGGATGTCACTCAGGAGGAAGCCAGTTCAGCACTTCTCCTCGTTTCACCGACCAAAGACATCCGGAAGTCCCTGTCCGCCGGTTCCAGCGAGCCGACCATCGCCGGATTCCACAGCCCCGAATACAATCTCAAGCAGCCCGCCGTGCAGATGGAATTCTCCGGCACGCTGGATGGCCCCACCACACTTGTCTGGCTCCTTCGATCACCCCATGCGACCGATCTCCAAATTAAGACTCTTTCCAAGCCAGCCGACCCAATCCAGCATCTGGGTATTCTCCAAAATGGAGCTAAGATTGCCGCTATCCGCCTCCAGATCCATCCCGAGCCACGGCTTATCAGCCTCGAGCTGTTTTAA